The following are encoded in a window of Mycobacterium sp. ELW1 genomic DNA:
- a CDS encoding long-chain-fatty-acid--CoA ligase produces MQPPEPRFLDDRPAYWAEHKPDGQAISYLDRSWTWAQWDDRIRRLAGALVERGIGRGDVVAFLDKNHPACVELQLAAASLGAATAVINFRLAADEMDYVLNDSGAKLLIVGTELMGAVDKIRDKLTNVSEVIEVTPDGADGDGYEALLAAATPVGRPAEVDPEDAALVMYSSGTTGRPKGVVLSHRNVLAHTMNAATFEFGDDDKNMVAMPLFHVGGSAYVQYSIHAGVPTIMTREADGASLAGALLQGANRTFLVPAVLGKVLESGEDAVKLFSALRTFVYGASPMPPALLKSALKAWPDTDFIQVYGLTEVCGAITQLSPEVHRDDSRPERLISAGQPSREVEVRVVDTDTLAEVPVGQPGELWFRTPQLMKGYHNKPEATASTITEDGWFRSGDIGRVDEDGFIFVEDRLKDMIISGGENIYSVEVERVLTDHPAVLDAAVFGVPDEKWGESVKAVVELSLGGTTSEEELIAWCRERLAHYKCPRSVEISPALPRNPTGKLLKRDLRNPYWENRGRAI; encoded by the coding sequence ATGCAACCACCCGAACCACGCTTCCTCGATGACCGGCCGGCGTACTGGGCCGAGCACAAGCCTGATGGTCAGGCCATCAGTTACCTGGACCGCAGTTGGACCTGGGCGCAGTGGGACGACCGGATCCGGCGGCTGGCAGGCGCTCTGGTGGAGCGCGGCATCGGCCGCGGCGACGTGGTGGCATTCCTGGACAAGAACCACCCGGCCTGTGTCGAGCTGCAGCTCGCCGCTGCCTCGCTCGGCGCCGCCACCGCCGTGATCAACTTCCGGCTGGCCGCCGATGAGATGGACTACGTCCTCAATGACTCCGGCGCCAAACTGCTGATTGTCGGCACCGAACTGATGGGCGCTGTCGACAAGATCCGCGACAAGCTGACCAATGTCTCGGAGGTCATCGAGGTCACGCCCGACGGCGCGGACGGCGACGGGTACGAGGCCCTGCTGGCCGCGGCCACCCCGGTAGGGCGGCCCGCCGAGGTCGATCCCGAGGATGCCGCTTTGGTCATGTATTCCTCGGGCACCACGGGCCGGCCCAAGGGTGTGGTTCTCTCGCACCGAAATGTGTTGGCGCACACGATGAACGCTGCGACGTTCGAGTTCGGCGACGACGACAAGAACATGGTGGCGATGCCGTTGTTCCATGTCGGTGGGTCCGCCTACGTGCAGTACAGCATTCACGCCGGTGTCCCGACGATCATGACGCGCGAGGCTGACGGTGCCTCGCTTGCCGGAGCGCTCCTGCAGGGTGCCAACCGAACTTTCCTGGTGCCCGCGGTGCTGGGCAAGGTGCTGGAGTCCGGCGAGGACGCGGTCAAGCTGTTCAGCGCGCTGCGGACCTTCGTGTACGGGGCTTCCCCGATGCCGCCCGCGCTGCTGAAATCGGCCCTGAAAGCCTGGCCCGACACCGATTTCATCCAGGTGTACGGCCTGACCGAGGTGTGCGGCGCGATCACCCAGCTCTCCCCGGAGGTGCACCGCGACGACTCCCGGCCGGAGCGGCTGATCAGTGCCGGGCAGCCCTCGCGGGAGGTGGAGGTCCGGGTTGTGGACACCGACACCCTGGCTGAGGTGCCGGTCGGTCAGCCCGGCGAATTATGGTTCCGCACACCGCAGCTGATGAAGGGCTACCACAACAAGCCGGAGGCCACCGCCTCGACCATCACCGAGGACGGGTGGTTCCGTTCCGGTGACATCGGCCGCGTCGACGAAGACGGCTTCATCTTCGTCGAGGACCGCCTCAAGGACATGATCATCTCCGGCGGCGAGAACATCTACTCCGTGGAGGTCGAGCGGGTGCTCACCGATCATCCTGCGGTGCTCGACGCCGCGGTGTTCGGTGTCCCGGACGAGAAGTGGGGCGAGTCGGTCAAGGCGGTCGTCGAACTGTCGCTCGGCGGTACGACGTCCGAGGAGGAGCTGATCGCCTGGTGCCGGGAGCGGCTGGCGCACTACAAGTGCCCGCGCAGCGTGGAGATCTCGCCGGCGCTGCCGCGCAACCCGACGGGCAAGCTACTCAAGCGCGACCTGCGCAACCCGTACTGGGAGAACCGCGGCCGCGCGATCTGA
- a CDS encoding o-succinylbenzoate synthase, with protein MAVELDDLLDRLHVLALPMRVRFRGIMVREVALIDGPAGWGEFGAFVEYEPPEAAHWLASGIESAYRARPSVVRDVVPINATVPAVPAEQVPEVLERFPGTRTAKVKVAEPGQTLDDDVARVNAVRAVIPTVRVDANGGWTVEQAVAAAAALTADGPLEYLEQPCKSVAELAEVRSRVDVAVAADESIRKAADPLAVVRARAADIAVLKVPPLGGVRALLDIAAEIDIPVVISSALDTAVGIAAGLTAAAALPRLEHACGLGTGGLFVEDVAEITLVDGGLPVGDVVPDPARVAALAAPAERRDWWIERVRVCHALLAQTDKRASNRE; from the coding sequence ATGGCGGTGGAGCTGGACGACCTGCTGGATCGGTTGCATGTTCTCGCGCTGCCGATGCGGGTTCGGTTCCGCGGCATCATGGTTCGCGAGGTGGCCTTGATCGACGGGCCTGCGGGCTGGGGTGAGTTCGGCGCGTTCGTCGAGTACGAACCACCCGAGGCCGCGCACTGGTTGGCCTCCGGTATCGAATCCGCCTACCGTGCACGGCCTTCCGTTGTCCGCGACGTGGTACCGATCAATGCGACGGTGCCCGCCGTGCCGGCCGAGCAGGTGCCGGAGGTGTTGGAGCGATTTCCCGGGACGCGTACCGCCAAGGTGAAGGTGGCCGAGCCGGGCCAGACGCTGGATGACGACGTCGCCCGGGTGAACGCGGTGCGCGCGGTGATCCCGACAGTGCGGGTGGACGCCAACGGCGGGTGGACCGTCGAGCAGGCTGTGGCCGCCGCGGCCGCGCTGACCGCCGACGGTCCGCTGGAATACCTTGAGCAGCCGTGCAAATCGGTGGCCGAACTGGCCGAAGTGCGCAGCCGGGTTGACGTCGCGGTGGCCGCCGACGAGAGCATCCGCAAGGCAGCCGACCCGCTGGCGGTGGTGCGCGCGCGGGCAGCCGATATCGCGGTGCTCAAGGTGCCGCCGCTCGGTGGGGTGCGGGCACTGTTGGACATCGCCGCCGAGATCGACATCCCGGTGGTGATCTCGAGCGCGCTGGATACCGCCGTCGGCATCGCCGCCGGCCTGACCGCGGCGGCGGCACTGCCGCGGCTGGAGCATGCCTGCGGGTTGGGGACCGGCGGATTGTTCGTCGAGGACGTCGCGGAGATCACCTTGGTCGATGGCGGCCTGCCCGTCGGTGATGTGGTGCCGGATCCGGCGCGCGTGGCCGCGCTCGCCGCGCCGGCCGAGCGCCGTGACTGGTGGATCGAGCGGGTGCGCGTGTGCCACGCCCTTCTCGCCCAAACCGACAAACGGGCGAGCAATCGCGAGTAG
- a CDS encoding TetR family transcriptional regulator, translating into MGRWEPDAQGRLHQAAMALYTERGFDQTTVAEIAERAGLTERTFFRYFADKREVLFGGQPQLLEQLTKGVAEAPDSLAPLDAVSTALQALGATFGYRRDASRLRQAVIDANPALQERELSKRSALAAAMADGLVSRGVPETTARLTAEAGAAVFHLAFEQWLADDTHDLAHFVRRAVAELKGSF; encoded by the coding sequence ATGGGCCGCTGGGAGCCGGATGCGCAGGGCCGCCTGCACCAGGCGGCCATGGCGCTCTACACCGAGCGCGGATTCGACCAGACGACGGTGGCGGAGATCGCCGAGCGCGCCGGTCTGACCGAGCGCACGTTCTTCCGCTACTTCGCCGACAAGCGCGAAGTGCTCTTCGGCGGCCAGCCCCAGCTATTGGAGCAGTTGACGAAAGGCGTTGCAGAAGCGCCCGATTCACTTGCCCCCCTGGATGCGGTCAGCACAGCGCTACAGGCGTTGGGCGCGACTTTCGGCTATCGCCGGGACGCATCACGGCTGCGGCAAGCGGTGATCGACGCCAATCCCGCTCTGCAGGAACGCGAGCTGTCCAAACGATCCGCACTGGCCGCCGCGATGGCCGACGGCTTGGTGAGCCGCGGTGTCCCGGAGACCACCGCACGCCTGACCGCCGAGGCCGGCGCCGCGGTGTTCCACCTGGCCTTCGAGCAGTGGCTGGCCGACGACACGCACGACCTGGCTCACTTCGTCCGCCGCGCTGTCGCGGAGTTGAAGGGCAGTTTCTAG
- a CDS encoding SDR family oxidoreductase: protein MKIFVTGASGWVGSAVVPELLAAGHQVLGLARSDKSADAVAAAGADVHRGDLTDVGSLRSGATDADAVIHLAFHHDFDNFTDAGELDRAAITALGETLADSGRPLVVTSGTAGHAPGQVLREDQTANPQSLRVSEQAALAFADRGVRVSIVRLAPSVHGNGDYGFVPHLVGIAREKGISGYVGDGANRWSAVHRDDAAHLFRLAVEGAPAGTVLHATGEEGVTTRAIAETIGRGLGVAVTSVPAENAMDHFGWIAGFFSLDMPAGSAVTRERFGWQPTGIGLLEDMEQHYF from the coding sequence ATGAAAATATTCGTCACCGGAGCATCCGGCTGGGTCGGCTCGGCCGTGGTGCCCGAGCTGCTGGCCGCCGGACACCAGGTGCTCGGTCTGGCCCGCTCCGACAAGTCCGCCGACGCGGTTGCCGCTGCCGGCGCCGACGTCCACCGCGGCGACCTCACCGACGTCGGCAGTCTGCGCAGCGGTGCCACGGATGCCGATGCCGTCATTCACCTGGCCTTTCACCATGACTTCGACAACTTCACCGACGCGGGCGAACTCGACCGCGCCGCGATCACCGCCCTTGGTGAGACCCTGGCTGATTCTGGCCGGCCGCTGGTGGTCACCAGCGGCACGGCCGGGCACGCGCCGGGGCAGGTTCTCCGCGAGGACCAGACCGCCAACCCGCAGTCGTTGCGCGTCTCCGAGCAGGCCGCGTTGGCGTTCGCCGACCGCGGTGTGCGGGTGTCGATCGTGCGACTCGCGCCGTCGGTCCACGGCAACGGCGACTACGGGTTCGTCCCGCACCTCGTGGGAATTGCTCGCGAGAAGGGTATTTCGGGCTACGTCGGCGACGGTGCAAACCGATGGTCGGCCGTTCATCGTGACGACGCCGCACACCTGTTCCGGCTCGCAGTCGAAGGTGCGCCTGCCGGAACCGTGCTGCACGCGACCGGCGAGGAAGGTGTTACCACCCGCGCGATCGCCGAGACCATCGGTCGCGGCCTCGGCGTTGCGGTCACCAGCGTCCCGGCCGAGAACGCGATGGATCACTTCGGCTGGATCGCTGGGTTCTTCAGCCTCGACATGCCGGCCGGCAGCGCCGTCACCCGCGAGCGGTTCGGCTGGCAACCCACCGGCATCGGATTGCTCGAAGACATGGAGCAGCACTACTTCTGA
- a CDS encoding serine/threonine-protein kinase produces the protein MLRPGDQFAGYVVDRMLGRGGNAMVYLAHRQSEPAVALKILTDVHRDPAALERLRREFDIASGLHHPHIAAMFDRGPDWLTMQYVAGGNATALASLADKLSALAQIADALDYAHSVGVVHCDIKPTNILVAEDFLDGGAVLIDFGVAHVAGEQCPPMAARPSHVQASLPYAAPELLTGSPPSPATDEYELACTAVELIAGAPPFTAATPMGLFDRHLHHPPPRLSYRIDWVPRAFDSILAKAMAKRPEARYQTCTEFVTLITRALT, from the coding sequence GTGCTGCGCCCTGGTGATCAGTTCGCCGGCTACGTCGTCGACCGGATGCTGGGGCGCGGCGGCAACGCGATGGTCTATCTTGCCCATCGGCAGTCCGAACCCGCCGTTGCGCTGAAGATCCTGACCGATGTGCATCGCGACCCCGCGGCGTTGGAACGTCTGCGACGCGAATTCGACATCGCCAGCGGCCTGCACCACCCGCACATCGCGGCGATGTTCGACCGCGGACCTGACTGGCTCACCATGCAATATGTCGCCGGGGGCAATGCGACCGCTCTGGCATCGTTGGCTGACAAGCTGTCGGCGCTAGCGCAGATCGCCGATGCGCTTGACTACGCACACAGCGTGGGCGTGGTGCACTGCGACATCAAACCCACGAATATCCTTGTCGCTGAAGATTTTCTGGATGGCGGTGCGGTCCTGATCGATTTCGGAGTGGCCCACGTTGCGGGCGAGCAGTGTCCTCCGATGGCTGCCCGCCCGTCCCACGTGCAAGCGTCGTTACCGTACGCAGCACCAGAGTTGTTGACCGGGTCACCGCCGTCGCCGGCGACCGATGAATACGAGCTTGCCTGCACCGCAGTCGAATTGATCGCCGGCGCTCCGCCGTTCACGGCCGCCACCCCGATGGGACTTTTCGACCGCCACCTTCATCACCCGCCGCCGCGGCTGTCATACAGGATCGATTGGGTGCCGCGCGCGTTCGACTCCATCCTGGCGAAAGCAATGGCGAAGCGTCCCGAGGCCCGATACCAGACGTGCACGGAATTCGTCACGTTGATCACGCGAGCGCTGACGTGA